The following proteins are encoded in a genomic region of bacterium:
- a CDS encoding diacylglycerol kinase, with the protein MKRPDLIKSLNHAFWGVLYALKTERNMQIHTAASVIVLVGSLFLKLTRLELMALWFAVCLVLLAEMVNTSIENVIDLISDSYHPLAEIAKDVAAGAVLLASVNAIIIGYLTLYVHLETLLHTSVIERAREMPEHVSFISLMVVIIITIFIKAIYKKGTPFRGGMPSGHAAVAFSIWTATIFLTNNLFMIILVFILAFIVAQSRISLKIHSFWEVLSGSLIGLFLTVLIFQLIK; encoded by the coding sequence ATGAAACGTCCTGATCTGATTAAAAGTCTAAATCACGCCTTTTGGGGTGTTCTTTATGCCCTGAAAACAGAACGGAATATGCAGATACATACGGCGGCTTCAGTGATTGTTTTAGTGGGAAGTCTCTTTTTAAAGCTTACCAGGCTGGAATTAATGGCCCTCTGGTTTGCGGTCTGCCTCGTTCTTCTGGCGGAAATGGTTAACACCAGCATAGAAAACGTGATCGATCTCATTTCCGATTCCTATCATCCTCTGGCCGAAATTGCTAAGGATGTAGCGGCCGGCGCCGTTTTATTAGCCTCGGTTAACGCTATAATTATCGGTTATCTAACTCTTTATGTCCATCTGGAAACCTTACTTCACACCTCAGTCATTGAACGTGCCCGGGAGATGCCTGAACATGTCAGCTTTATCAGCTTGATGGTGGTCATCATCATAACTATTTTTATTAAAGCTATCTACAAGAAAGGAACCCCTTTCCGGGGAGGGATGCCCAGCGGTCATGCGGCCGTGGCTTTTTCCATTTGGACAGCCACTATCTTCCTCACTAATAATCTCTTTATGATCATCCTGGTGTTTATTCTGGCCTTTATAGTGGCCCAGAGCCGAATTAGCCTCAAAATCCACAGCTTCTGGGAAGTTCTATCCGGCTCCTTAATCGGTCTTTTTCTGACCGTATTGATCTTTCAGTTAATAAAATAG